Proteins found in one Hippopotamus amphibius kiboko isolate mHipAmp2 chromosome 12, mHipAmp2.hap2, whole genome shotgun sequence genomic segment:
- the LOC130833274 gene encoding olfactory receptor 6C2-like has protein sequence MRNSTVTTFILLGLTDDPQLQVLIFIFLSLTYMLSVTGNLTIISLILLDSHLKTAMYYFLQNFSFLEISFTSACIPRYLYNLVTGDKVITYNACASQVFFTDLFGVTEFFLLAAMSYDRSVAICKPLHYVTIMSSRVCRRLVFFCWVAGLFIIMPPLSLGLNLEFCDSNTIDHFICDASPLLKISCSNTWYMEQTVIICAVLTLLMTLMCVVLSYMYIIKTILRFPSAQQKKKAFSTCSSHMIVVSITYGSCIFIYIKPSAKESVAINKGVTVLTTSIAPVLNPFIYTLRNKQVKQAFNNSIKRIVIFSKD, from the coding sequence ATGAGAAACAGTACAGTAACAACATTCATTCTGCTGGGACTGACAGATGACCCTCAACTGcaggttttgatttttatctttctctctcttacctACATGCTAAGCGTAACTGGAAACCTGACTATCATCTCCCTCATCCTATTGGATTCTCACCTTAAAACAGCCATGTACTATTTCCTACAAAATTTCTCCTTCTTGGAGATCTCATTCACATCTGCTTGTATTCCCAGATACTTGTATAACCTAGTAACAGGGGACAAGGTCATTACCTACAATGCCTGTGCCAGCCAAGTATTTTTTACTGATCTCTTTGGTGTAACCGAATTTTTTCTCCTGGCCGCCATGTCCTATGACCGCtctgtggccatctgcaaacccttACATTATGTGACCATCATGAGCAGCAGGGTCTGCAGAAgacttgtctttttttgttgggTAGCTGGTCTATTTATTATAATGCCCCCACTTAGCCTAGGCCTCAATCTGGAATTTTGTGATTCTAACACCATTGATCACTTTATCTGTGATGCATCTCCCCTCCTGAAAATCTCGTGTTCAAATACTTGGTACATGGAACAGACTGTTATAATCTGTGCTGTGCTGACTCTCCTTATGACACTTATGTGTGTGGTTCTGTCCTACATGTATATCATCAAGACAATTTTACGATTCCCATCTgcccagcaaaagaaaaaagccttttcTACCTGCTCTTCCCACATGATCGTGGTTTCCATCACCTATGGCAGCTGCATCTTCATCTACATCAAACCTTCAGCGAAGGAATCAGTGGCCATTAACAAGGGCGTGACTGTGCTCACTACTTCCATCGCTCCAGTGCTGAACCCTTTCATTTACACACTGAGGAACAAGCAAGTCAAACAAGCCTTCAATAACTCAATCAAAAGAATCGTCATATTTTCCAAAGACTGA